In Shouchella patagoniensis, the following are encoded in one genomic region:
- a CDS encoding TraB/GumN family protein: MKKIALSLSPLLVASLLVACNTDDNQDAGEENNDQPQEESEDNGETNTNDEDEEVASGEGNGGFLWKVEHGDTEMYLQGTVHLGNDDFYPLDPMIEEAFESADVVLPEFNLLDFDISQEEMLEYAMFNDDTTLDEVLSEETYEELASILEPQGISIEMMNEFQPWYMETLLLELATAESNVDSQQAVDLYFLERAVEDGKEIVDLESAEQQFDMLSNFSMETQVQTLENAVQHFEESPAELEALAQGWLDGDMDAIQAMTTDIEEAGVNEEYWIEMNDNRNIEMANKLDEILQEDSGQTYFVFVGTAHVAIDPSIPTELEEKGYEVTQVY, from the coding sequence ATGAAAAAGATCGCATTATCACTATCTCCACTTCTTGTCGCTAGTCTGTTAGTGGCATGCAACACCGATGATAATCAAGACGCTGGAGAAGAAAACAACGATCAACCCCAAGAGGAATCTGAAGACAACGGGGAAACGAACACAAATGATGAAGATGAAGAGGTTGCAAGTGGTGAAGGCAACGGTGGATTCTTATGGAAAGTTGAGCACGGTGATACAGAAATGTATTTACAAGGGACGGTGCATTTAGGAAATGACGATTTCTACCCACTTGATCCAATGATTGAAGAAGCTTTCGAGAGCGCTGATGTTGTTTTGCCGGAATTCAATTTGCTTGATTTTGACATATCCCAAGAAGAAATGTTGGAATATGCAATGTTTAATGATGATACGACCCTTGATGAGGTGCTTTCCGAGGAAACCTACGAGGAGCTTGCTTCTATTTTAGAACCTCAAGGGATTAGTATTGAGATGATGAACGAATTTCAACCGTGGTATATGGAAACGCTTCTGCTCGAGCTAGCCACAGCAGAAAGCAACGTGGATTCACAACAAGCAGTTGATCTTTATTTCCTTGAAAGAGCAGTAGAGGACGGAAAAGAAATCGTTGATTTAGAAAGTGCTGAACAGCAATTTGACATGCTTTCTAATTTTTCAATGGAAACTCAAGTACAGACATTAGAAAATGCAGTTCAACATTTTGAAGAGTCACCAGCTGAACTTGAAGCACTTGCACAAGGTTGGCTTGATGGGGACATGGATGCGATTCAAGCAATGACCACTGACATTGAAGAAGCTGGTGTGAATGAAGAATATTGGATTGAGATGAATGATAACCGCAATATTGAGATGGCAAATAAGCTCGACGAGATTTTACAAGAAGACAGCGGGCAAACTTATTTTGTCTTTGTCGGTACCGCTCATGTAGCAATTGATCCAAGCATCCCAACTGAACTTGAAGAGAAAGGTTACGAAGTTACTCAAGTTTATTAA